The proteins below come from a single Juglans regia cultivar Chandler chromosome 12, Walnut 2.0, whole genome shotgun sequence genomic window:
- the LOC109003036 gene encoding protein ALP1-like, with translation MGPIRGFKRKKRAEKKVDQNVLAALLRSQPQPLDWWDDFSQRITGPLSQSKNPNKFESVFKISRKTFNYICSLVRDNMMARPSNFNGINGKPLSLNDQVAVALRRLSSGESLSSVGESFGMNQSTVSQITWRFVEAIEERGIHHLCWPSTEAEMEELKSKFQKIRGLPNCCGAIDITHIMMTLPTMDSTDDIWLDHEKNCSMILQAVVDPEMRFRDIITGWPGSLSDDLVLRSSGFFKLSEEGKRLNGKKVELSQGKELREYIIGDAGFPLLPWLLTPYQGRGLLDFQSEFNKRHFATRMVAQRALARLKEMWKIIQGVMWKPDKHRLPRIILACCILHNIVIDMEDEVQDEMPLSHHHDSNYRQQTCQSADNTAVVIRENLSLCLSGKLTS, from the exons ATGGGACCCATTAGAGGGttcaagaggaagaagagggcaGAGAAAAAAGTTGACCAAAATGTCTTGGCTGCTTTGCTCCGCTCCCAACCCCAGCCCTTGGATTGGTGGGACGACTTCTCCCAGAGGATTACTG GACCTTTATCTCAGTCAAAGAATCCAAACAAATTTGAATCtgttttcaaaatctcaagGAAGACATTCAACTATATTTGTTCCCTTGTGAGGGACAATATGATGGCTAGGCCTTCCAACTTCAATGGTATAAATGGCAAGCCTTTGTCTTTAAATGACCAAGTGGCTGTTGCACTCAGGAGACTTAGCTCTGGCGAATCACTGTCAAGTGTTGGTGAGTCATTTGGGATGAACCAATCCACAGTTTCCCAAATAACCTGGAGGTTTGTTGAAGCAATAGAAGAAAGAGGGATTCACCATCTCTGTTGGCCTTCAACAGAAGCAGAGATGGAGGAGTTAAAATCGAAGTTCCAGAAAATCCGGGGCCTTCCAAATTGTTGTGGTGCAATAGACATCACACACATCATGATGACTCTGCCTACAATGGACTCAACTGATGACATTTGGCTTGATCATGAGAAAAACTGCAGCATGATCTTGCAGGCAGTTGTGGACCCAGAAATGAGATTCCGTGACATAATTACCGGGTGGCCAGGAAGCTTGAGTGATGACCTTGTGCTCCGAAGCTCAGGTTTCTTCAAACTTTCTGAAGAAGGTAAGAGGTTGAATGGAAAGAAAGTGGAGCTTTCTCAAGGAAAAGAGTTAAGGGAATATATAATAGGAGATGCAGGGTTTCCCCTTTTGCCATGGCTTCTTACTCCTTATCAAGGAAGAGGCCTCCTAGATTTTCAGTCTGAGTTTAACAAGAGGCACTTTGCAACTCGAATGGTGGCGCAGAGAGCGTTGGCTAGGTTGAAGGAGATGTGGAAGATAATTCAAGGAGTAATGTGGAAGCCTGATAAGCATAGGTTACCAAGGATCATTCTTGCTTGTTGCATACTGCACAACATAGTTATTGATATGGAGGATGAGGTGCAAGATGAAATGCCGTTGTCTCATCATCATGATTCAAATTACCGACAACAAACTTGCCAATCTGCCGACAACACTGCAGTTGTTATCAGGGAAAATCTTTCACTCTGCTTATCTGGAAAACTAACATCTTGA